In Podospora pseudoanserina strain CBS 124.78 chromosome 5, whole genome shotgun sequence, a single window of DNA contains:
- a CDS encoding hypothetical protein (EggNog:ENOG503NYZ8; COG:O; CAZy:CE1) has protein sequence MRMGKVKKTSQPIHHQPPIRPSSLPKPKMPRRSNLLTVLSLLVLGLLGAVMAERSAGCGKANTIRSQQYTITINGKQRQYIMKIPDRYDNNFAHKLIFTWHQLGGSAQKIVNGENINQGGALPYYGLNALANNTAIFVVPNGLNAGWANQGGEDVTFFDELVKRVEADLCVETTQRFSTGFSYGGAMSYAVACARPTMIRAIAVISGSQLSGCNGGNSPVAFYGQHGTSDSVLNVSGGRQLRDRFVRNNGCTPVNPEPQPNGQNSVKTVYQGCREGYPVTWVIHRGDHNPSQTDAGSSTPFAPRNTWEFFSQFS, from the coding sequence atgaggatgggaaaggtgaagaagacgtCTCAACCCattcaccatcaacccccaatcCGACCGTCTTCTTTACCAAAGCCCAAGATGCCTCGTCGATCCAACCTCCTGACAGTCCTGTCGCTCCTGGTGCTGGGCTTGCTCGGCGCCGTGATGGCCGAACGGTCCGCAGGCTGCGGCAAGGCCAACACCATCCGAAGCCAGCAgtacaccatcaccatcaacggcAAGCAACGCCAGTACATCATGAAGATCCCCGACCGCTACGACAACAACTTTGCCCACAAGCTCATCTTCACCTGGCACCAGCTCGGCGGCAGCGCCCAAAAGATCGTCAACGGCGAGAACATCAACCAGGGCGGCGCCCTCCCTTACTACGGCCTCAACGCtctcgccaacaacaccgccatctTTGTCGTCCCCAACGGTCTCAACGCCGGCTGGGCCAACCAGGGTGGCGAGGACGTCACCTTCTTCGATGAGCTCGTCAAGAGAGTCGAAGCCGATCTCTGCGTGGAGACCACCCAGCGGTTTTCCACTGGGTTCAGCTACGGCGGCGCCATGTCCTATGCTGTCGCCTGTGCCAGACCTACCATGATCCGTGCTATCGCCGTCATCTCCGGTAGCCAGTTGAGCGGCTGCAACGGAGGAAACTCCCCTGTTGCTTTCTACGGTCAGCACGGCACTTCGGATTCGGTCCTCAACGTTTCCGGCGGCAGGCAGTTGAGGGATAGGTTTGTGAGGAACAACGGGTGCACACCCGTCAACCCTGAGCCGCAGCCGAACGGACAGAACTCGGTCAAGACGGTGTATCAGGGCTGCAGGGAGGGGTATCCTGTTACGTGGGTTATTCACCGTGGTGATCACAACCCCAGCCAGACTGATGCTGGGTCTTCGACGCCGTTTGCGCCGAGGAACACTTGGGAGTTCTTTTCTCAGTTCTCTTGA
- a CDS encoding hypothetical protein (COG:S; EggNog:ENOG503PAXS): MKSLAATLVGLIAPVQAGLRFPCSTLTIQRLDPVVEPGNIPSAHVHHIVGGNAFNATMEGDVGERATCTTCQMSEDFSNYWTAHLYFKHPTNGSYHRVPVLPVQPLLGGSQGAQGGLTVYYTQFDLTRDNLGKQKITSFPPGFRMTVGTPTEPGKPRVGLRYQCLQGQNRGRELDDFPTGPCSGGIFTTHHFPACWDGKNLDSPDHQSHMYNTVTRDGFLNAGPCPSSHPIRMPQVAFETVWDTTKFNSMWPSGGKNPFVWSFEGTGGGTHADYMFGWKGDSLQRAMDKSECFYDGCGSIQKQQMAVANRCAIKETVVEQTDGWMVKLPGR; encoded by the exons ATGAAGTCCCTCGCCGCAACCCTCGTGGGTCTGATCGCGCCCGTCCAGGCCGGTCTCCGCTTCCCATGctcaaccctcaccatccaacGTCTCGACCCCGTCGTCGAGCCGGGCAACATCCCCTCCGCTCACGTCCACCACATCGTCGGCGGCAACGCCTTCAACGCCACCATGGAAGGCGACGTCGGCGAGCGAGCCACCTGCACGACCTGCCAAATGTCGGAGGACTTTTCCAACTACTGGACTGCCCACCTCTACTTCAAGCACCCGACCAACGGGTCGTACCACCGCGTGCCTGTGCTCCCCGTCCAGCCTCTGCTGGGTGGATCCCAGGGTGCGCAGGGAGGGTTGACGGTGTATTACACCCAGTTTGATCTCACGAGAGATAACTTGGGGAAGCAGAAGATTACTTCTTTTCCCCCT GGCTTCCGCATGACAGTAGGCACCCCGACCGAGCCCGGCAAACCCCGCGTCGGCCTCCGCTACCAATGCCTCCAAGGCCAAAACCGCGGACGCGAACTCGACGACTTCCCCACCGGCCCCTGCAGCGGAggcatcttcaccacccaccacttCCCCGCCTGCTGGGACGGCAAAAACCTCGACTCGCCTGACCACCAGTCCCACATGTACAACACCGTCACCCGGGACGGGTTCCTCAACGCGGGGCCGTGCCCTTCTTCGCATCCGATCCGGATGCCGCAGGTTGCGTTTGAGACGGTGTGGGACACTACAAAGTTTAATAGCATGTGGCCGTCGGGAGGGAAGAACCCGTTTGTGTGGAGCTTTGAGGGGACGGGGGGTGGGACGCATGCGGATTATATgtttgggtggaagggggataGTTTGCAGAGGGCGATGGACAAGAGTGAGTGTTTTTATGATGGCTGTGGGAGTATTCAGAAGCAGCAGATGGCGGTGGCGAATAGGTGTGCCATTaaggagacggtggtggaacAGACAGATGGGT GGATGGTGAAGCTGCCTGGTCGTTGA
- a CDS encoding hypothetical protein (CAZy:AA9; COG:G; EggNog:ENOG503P2DG), with product MKHDLDFLRLKSSGGGYSPRGPLEAQNVPLRVVLPSAYKLKPVTPKMKLSTTLAVLAAAAAEAHYTFPSIANTPDWQYVRQTSNYQSNGPVTNVNSPDIRCYQLRPGSGAPGTYTVAAGSTLAYNAKASISHPGPMAVYIAKVPAGQTAATWDGSGKVWSKIYQDRPNLGGSMTWPSNGARSINVPIPRCLQNGDYLLRAEHIALHSAGSAGGAQFYISCAQITVTGGSGTYSPRNQVSFPGAYSATDPGIMINIYYPVPTSYTPPGPAVETC from the exons ATGAAACATGACCTCGATTTTCTGCGTCTTAAAAGCTCTGGAGGGGGCTATTCCCCCAGAGGCCCTCTTGAAGCTCAAAATGTCCCATTGCGCGTAGTTCTTCCCTCAGCCTACAAGCTCAAGCCCGTCACTCCCAAGATGaagctctccaccaccctcgccgtcctcgcggccgccgccgcagagGCACACT ACACCTTCCCAAGCATAGCCAACACCCCCGACTGGCAATACGTCCGCCAAACCTCCAACTACCAATCCAACGGCCCCGTCACAAACGTCAACTCCCCCGACATCCGCTGCTACCAGCTTCGCCCCGGCTCCGGCGCCCCCGGGACATacaccgtcgccgccggctCAACCCTGGCCTACAACGCCAAAGCGTCCATCTCTCACCCGGGCCCGATGGCAGTCTACATCGCCAAGGTTCCCGCCGGCCAAACAGCCGCGACCTGGGACGGGAGCGGCAAGGTCTGGAGTAAGATTTATCAAGACAGGCCGAATTTAGGGGGGAGCATGACTTGGCCTAGCAACGGGGCGAGGAGTATTAATGTGCCGATTCCGAGGTGTTTGCAGAATGGGGATTATTTGTTGAGGGCGGAGCATATTGCTCTGCACTCGGCGGGGAGCGCAGGCGGGGCACAGTTTTATATCAGTTGTGCG CAAATTACTGTTACTGGCGGGTCTGGGACATACAGCCCGAGGAACCAGGTGTCGTTCCCTGGGGCTTACAGCGCTACTGACC CCGGTATCATGATCAACATTTACTATCCTGTGCCCACGAGCTATACCCCTCCTGGTCCGGCGGTTGAAACTTGCTAG
- a CDS encoding hypothetical protein (EggNog:ENOG503P1M9), producing MPMAVLPLLRKLVAIMSEALAATTTTTTTTPTLDAADEVELARVDGLVERLASAFEAGLDFYNTWLQRQQASNSYHTSTSTHRFHPAAARVRPIKCAVGTSLDMSSYRIQSTYQIGFTLIGPEFAAGDDRTCQTLHTNLSLLQSKIRHLCHTISSSLGPHHQPQPLPLREVYLCSEQVRLSSVSALTQQYRRMAAGRPSLPRNLPVPRPKRMSALLDDLDKADLRFMSEERPMSEGSFVTVGDGGGVERVVTAESEVPVVEVRSNPPSPPLTPKVRGVEGFWSGGCVQGSVKIGG from the exons ATGCCGATGGCTGTCCTTCCCCTCTTACGCAAATTGGTAGCAATCATGTCAGAAGCCCTGGCAgctactactactaccaccaccaccactcccacgcTTGATGCTGCTGACGAGGTCGagctggcgagggtggaCGGCCTTGTCGAGCGCCTCGCCTCTGCATTCGAAGCCGGCCTGGACTTTTACAATACTTGGCTACAGAGGCAACAAGCATCAAACAGCTACCACACAAGCACCAGCACCCACCGCTTccaccccgccgccgcccggGTCCGCCCGATCAAATGCGCCGTGGGCACCTCTCTTGACATGTCCAGCTACCGGATTCAGTCTACCTATCAAATCGGCTTTACTCTCATCGGTCCCGAGTTTGCAGCCGGCGACG ATCGAACCTGCCAAACCCTCcacaccaacctctccctcctccaatccAAGATACGCCACCTCTGCCACACAATCAGTTCCTCCCTTggccctcaccaccaaccgcaacctctccctcttcgagAAGTTTATCTTTGCTCTGAACAAGTCCGTCTTAGCTCTGTTTCTGCCCTGACGCAACAGTACCGCCGCATGGCAGCTGGCCGACCTTCTCTCCCGAGAAACTTGCCTGTTCCCAGACCGAAGCGGATGTCGGCTTTGCTGGATGATTTGGATAAGGCTGACTTGCGGTTCATGTCGGAAGAGAGGCCGATGAGCGAAGGGAGCTTTGTCACGGtaggggatgggggtggggtggagagggtggtgacggcGGAGAGCGAGGTTCCTgttgtggaggtgaggtcgaatccgccctcgccgccgttgacgcccaaggtgaggggggtggaggggttctGGAGTGGGGGTTGTGTTCAAGGGAGTGTGAAGATaggaggttga
- the SPT5 gene encoding transcription elongation factor spt5 (BUSCO:EOG09260NXC; COG:K; EggNog:ENOG503NUM8), translating into MADNHYGGDSESEDDNFNPAPADLSDEEQDANDSSPRVSRKNDHRSSSPVADGDHDEDEDEDERPSGRATKRPRIAADDDDDDDDGGGGEDDEEEEDDEEGGGHRDGDEDDEEDEEDEEDEDDVQHSHRRKRRKPAGVGNLFDIEAEVDDEDEDEADDRDGEEIEDFIDNAHPDDIADSGGMNDDRRHRDLDRRRELEASLDAEKQAEILRERYGKRAPTRGYSDMAIVPKRLLLPSVNDPGIWAVRCKEGKEREVVFSIIRRVEERLGTKNELPITAAFERAGPNSVMKGYVYIEALRQNDILLSLDGILNVYPRTKMDLVPIKDMPDLLRVIKTPSLTPGAWVRMKRPAKHAGDLAQVLDVTENGLEARVRFIPRLDYGVREDGIGPDGKRKRPGIPGPRPPQRLFSEAEARKKNPRHLQGNPQTNSWTFMGDEFENGFQVKDIKIQLLDVKDVNPTLEEVTRFAGGSEDGTENLDLKALAASLKDSSSNVAYVPGDVIEVYEGEQRGVVGKAVDVRGDIVTLRVTEGNLSGQTIEVPNKGLRKLFKIGDHVKVIGGSRFRDEVGMVVNISQDRVTLLTDQTNNEVTVFSKDLRAASDIGGQGSLGQYSLLDLVQLDATTVGCIVKVDRESVGVLDQNGEVRQVMPSQITNKLPKRRTAVAADRSGSEIRLDDVVREYGGQQRQGKIIHIHRSFIFLHTNTTNENAGVFVTRAGNVNTIAAKGGRINSGGGPDLTAMNPAMKRSPAENNRMAAPKSFGPDRAINQTVTIRRGGYKGLLGIVKDTTDTHARVELHTKSKIITVPKADLAFKDKVTGKPIDIYSRGGRGGGGFGGSGRGGFGGGGGGGRGDWPGGRTPMASGAGGRTPAWGGASSSSRTPAWSSNASGARTPAWQDGSRTANPYDGNRTAYGGATAYGGSGGRTPAWNSGSKTPAHDGFGHGSKTPAYGGSGSGDTWGSKTPAYGGGLSAPTPAASGGADWGYTPGASGNSYDAPTPGAGLGAPTPGAFSAPTPGAYTAPTPAPISAPTPGVWAGGWGGDTAPTPAATAPTPGASGSGYYGAPTPAPFTAETPAASGGYDDDE; encoded by the exons ATGGCCGACAACCACTACGGAGGCGACTCCGAGTCAGAAGACGACAACTTCAACCCGGCCCCAGCCGACCTGTCGGATGAGGAACAGGATGCCAACGACAGCAGCCCCCGCGTGTCCCGTAAGAACGACCATCGCAGTAGCAGCCCGGTAGCCGATGGGGAtcacgatgaagatgaagacgaagatgaaCGCCCCTCGGGTCGCGCCACCAAGCGTCCGCGCATCGccgctgatgatgatgatgatgatgatgatggtggtggcggcgaggatgatgaagaggaggaagacgatgaggagggcggtggtcaCCGAGatggcgatgaagatgacgaggaggacgaagaggacgaagaagatgaggatgacgtgCAGCAT AGCCACCGCAGGAAGCGTCGCAAGCCTGCCGGTGTGGGCAATCTGTTCGATATCGAAGCCGAGGtcgacgatgaagacgaagacgaagccGACGACagagatggcgaggagatCGAGGACTTCATCGACAATGCCCACCCTGACGATATCGCCGACAGCGGCGGCATGAACGACGACAGGAGACATCGTGACCTCGACCGGAGACGCGAGCTGGAGGCCAGCCTCGACGCCGAAAAGCAAGCCGAGATCCTGCGTGAGCGTTATGGCAAACGTGCGCCCACCAGAGGATACAGTGACATGGCCATTGTGCCCAAGCGCCTGCTTCTTCCCAGCGTCAATGACCCCGGCATCTGGGCCGTTAGGTGCAAGGAAGGCAAGGAGCGCGAGGTTgtcttctccatcatccgCCGTGTTGAGGAGAGACTTGGTACCAAGAATGAGCTGCCCATCACTGCTGCCTTTGAGCGTGCCGGGCCCAATTCCGTCATGAAGGGTTACGTTTACATCGAGGCGCTCCGCCAAAACGATATCCTGCTCTCTTTGGACGGCATTCTCAACGTGTACCCTCGCACCAAGATGGATCTGGTTCCGATCAAGGACATGCCCGATCTCTTGCGCGTCATCAAGACCCCGAGCCTGACACCTGGTGCCTGGGTGCGCATGAAGAGGCCTGCGAAGCACGCTGGAGATCTCGCCCAGGTTCTCGACGTCACCGAGAATGGACTGGAAGCTAGAGTTAGGTTCATTCCCCGTCTGGACTATGGTGTAAGAGAGGATGGCATCGGTCCAGATGGCAAGCGCAAGCGCCCCGGCATCCCTGGACCCCGCCCACCCCAGCGGCTCTTCAGCGAAGCCGAGGCCAGGAAAAAGAACCCACGACATCTCCAGGGCAACCCACAGACGAACTCGTGGACATTTATGGGTGACGAATTTGAGAATGGGTTCCAAGTCAAAGATATCAAGATTCAGCTACTCGATGTCAAGGATGTAAACCCCACGCTCGAAGAGGTCACACGGTTCGCCGGTGGTTCCGAGGATGGCACAGAGAACCTTGACCTCAAGGCTCTTGCTGCCAGCTTGAAAGACAGCAGCTCCAACGTTGCTTATGTCCCCGGAGATGTGATCGAAGTGTACGAGGGCGAACAGCGCGGAGTGGTTGGCAAAGCCGTCGATGTTCGCGGTGACATAGTGACACTCAGAGTCACGGAAGGAAACCTCTCTGGGCAGACCATCGAGGTGCCCAACAAAGGTCTTCGCAAGCTGTTCAAGATTGGTGACCACGTCAAGGTCATCGGCGGCAGCCGTTTCCGTGACGAGGTGGGCATGGTGGTCAACATCTCGCAGGATCGTGTCACCCTGCTCACGGATCAGACCAACAACGAGGTCACAGTATTCAGCAAGGACCTCCGCGCCGCCAGTGATATTGGAGGACAGGGATCGCTTGGCCAGTACTCCCTCCTTGATCTGGTGCAGCTGGATGCGACGACTGTTGGCTGCATCGTCAAGGTTGACCGTGAGTCAGTGGGGGTGCTTGACCAGAATGGAGAGGTGAGGCAGGTTATGCCTTCTCAGATTACCAACAAGCTCCCAAAGAGGAGAACTGCCGTGGCTGCTGACAGGAGCGGCTCCGAGATTCGTCTGGATGATGTTGTCCGTGAGTACGGTGGTCAACAACGGCAGGGTAAAATCATTCACATTCATCGCTCTTTCATCTTCTTACACACCAACACGACCAACGAGAATGCCGGCGTTTTTGTCACACGTGCCGGCAACGTCAACACCATCGCGGCCAAGGGTGGTCGCATCAACAGCGGCGGTGGTCCTGACTTGACTGCCATGAACCCGGCCATGAAGCGAAGCCCTGCCGAGAACAACCGCATGGCAGCACCAAAGAGCTTCGGTCCGGACCGTGCCATCAACCAGACTGTCACTATCAGGAGGGGTGGATACAAGGGTTTGCTGGGTATCGTCAAGGATACCACGGATACCCACGCGCGTGTTGAGCTCCACACCAAGAGCAAGATTATTACCGTGCCCAAGGCGGACCTTGCCTTCAAGGACAAGGTCACTGGTAAGCCAATTGACATCTACTCCCGTGGCGGACGCGGTGGGggcgggtttggtggttCTGGAcgtggtgggtttggtggtggtggtggtggtggtagaggaGACTGGCCCGGTGGTAGAACCCCAATGGCTTCTGGGGCCGGCGGCCGTACCCCAGCTTGGGGCGGTGCATCAT CTTCCTCTCGTACACCTGCCTGGAGCAGCAATGCCTCTGGCGCACGAACACCTGCCTGGCAAGACGGCTCTCGGACTGCCAACCCATACGACGGCAACCGGACTGCCTATGGAGGAGCCACGGCTtacggcggcagcggcgggcGCACCCCGGCGTGGAACTCTGGCTCCAAGACACCTGCCCATGACGGCTTTGGCCACGGATCCAAGACACCCGCCTACGGTGGAAGCGGCAGCGGCGACACCTGGGGCTCCAAGACTCCTGCTTATGGCGGCGGTCTTTCGGCACCAACCCCTGCTGCGAGTGGCGGTGCCGACTGGGGATACACTCCCGGAGCCAGCGGCAACTCGTACGACGCGCCCACGCCCGGCGCTGGTCTCGGTGCGCCCACGCCGGGAGCGTTCAGTGCTCCGACTCCGGGCGCCTACACGGCACCAACGCCGGCGCCCATCAGCGCTCCCACTCCGGGCGTGTGGGCAGGTGGATGGGGCGGGGACACAGCGCCAACACCTGCTGCCACTGCGCCCACTCCTGGTGCTTCCGGCTCGGGATACTATGGTGCTCCGACGCCGGCCCCCTTCACGGCGGAGACGCCTGCTGCCAGCGGGGGttatgacgatgatgaataG
- a CDS encoding hypothetical protein (COG:O; EggNog:ENOG503NZZU; MEROPS:MER0001608), with protein sequence MKQFVPAAAVVALQVTASLAEELLPVQIRAPSPAHFSDLVANNTLDFGCRPIAHPTSDGKFELQALLTRDQISWLHGEYSSDEAITVRETALDKRQTSGKAPIGTGDRFSGGSVTPSGLGTKASTASIASILNINEINSALTGLANAYPGAFFKYNLPYTTFQGRTSVAAYTGAGPDTSKYRLYLSAGMHARERGGPDNLLYWVSDLLAANKSGSGLTYGKKTYTNAQVKSVLSAGIVLFPLVNPDGVVYDQSSGSLWRKNRNNRSGSSGASVGVDLNRNFNFLWNFRKFFSSSVSPASTSPSSEAFYGTAPESEQETKNHVSVYDKFPGIRWFMDIHSAAGTILYSWGDDVNQSTDPKMNFLNSTYDGKRGVTGDSVYKEYIPAADATAIKRAADATVAGMKGVGSRSYVSQQAVGLYPTSGASDDYAFSRFWAEPGVSKVYGFTMEFGYSTNFYPTTAEFNNNIRDTNAGFMEWALTAIAVGL encoded by the coding sequence ATGAAACAGTTTGTGccagccgccgccgtggtGGCGCTCCAGGTCACCGCGTCTCTCGCGGAGGAGCTACTGCCCGTTCAGATCAGGGCTCCCAGCCCAGCACACTTCTCCGATCTCGTGGCCAACAACACGCTCGATTTCGGCTGCAGGCCCATCGCCCATCCCACCAGCGATGGCAAGTTTGAGCTCCAGGCTCTCCTCACCAGAGACCAGATCAGCTGGCTTCACGGCGAGTACAGCTCGGACGAGGCCATCACCGTCCGGGAGACTGCCCTCGACAAGCGCCAAACCTCGGGCAAAGCCCCCATCGGCACCGGCGATCGCTTCAGCGGCGGCTCCGTGACCCCCTCGGGCCTCGGAACCAAAGCCAGCACGGCCAGCATCGCCagcatcctcaacatcaacgagATTAACTCTGCGCTCACCGGCCTCGCAAACGCCTACCCGGGCGCCTTCTTCAAGTACAACCTCCCCTACACCACCTTCCAAGGCCGCACCTCGGTCGCCGCCTACACCGGAGCCGGTCCCGACACGTCAAAGTACCGGCTCTACCTCTCGGCTGGCATGCACGCCCGCGAGCGCGGCGGGCCCGACAACCTCCTCTACTGGGTTTCTGACCTCCTCGCGGCGAACAAGTCCGGGTCTGGGCTGACCTACGGCAAAAAGACGTACACCAACGCCCAGGTAAAGTCTGTGCTCAGCGCGGGGATTGTCCTCTTCCCGCTCGTCAACCCAGACGGCGTGGTCTACGACCAGTCGTCTGGTTCTCTCTGGCGCAAGAACAGGAACAACCGCTCTGGCTCGTCGGGCGCGTCGGTGGGCGTTGATCTCAACCGCAACTTCAACTTCCTCTGGAACTTTCGCAAGTTCTTCTCTTCGTCCGTCTCCCCTGCTTCTACAAGCCCTAGCTCGGAGGCGTTTTACGGCACCGCTCCCGAGTCAGAGCAGGAGACCAAGAACCACGTCTCCGTCTATGACAAGTTCCCCGGCATCAGATGGTTCATGGATATTCACTCTGCCGCGGGGACGATTTTGTATTCTTGGGGGGATGACGTGAATCAGTCGACGGATCCAAAGATGAACTTTTTGAACTCGACGTatgatgggaagaggggggtgaCGGGGGATAGTGTGTACAAGGAGTACATCCCTGCCGCGGACGCGACTGCCATCAAGAGGGCGGCGGATGCCACCGTGGCGGGTATGAAGGGTGTGGGTTCGAGGAGCTATGTTAGCCAGCAGGCGGTGGGGCTGTATCCCACCTCGGGGGCGAGTGATGATTATGCTTTTAGCAGGTTTTGGGCTGAGCCGGGGGTGAGTAAGGTTTATGGGTTCACGATGGAGTTTGGGTACTCGACCAATTTTTATCCGACGACGGCCGAGTTCAACAATAATATTCGGGATACGAATGCTGGGTTTATGGAGTGGGCGTTGACTGCTATTGCTGTCGGGTTGTag
- a CDS encoding hypothetical protein (EggNog:ENOG503NWXD; COG:G): MESTASKQLPPTTKGNMTQPRPLSTFSSASTHVDILTPITPPTITPSLTLSTTPAPPVDPENGVSTKEMIVDSPPEGGLQAWLTVAGSFCITTAVYGLSNSVGVIQPYWAQHHLSSFPIQDIAWISGANIFLCLFLGVQVGPWFDRFGPRWLLMAGSLVYLAGLVGLGFLPEESDVHVRQGVRAPGVMYGLLMLLWAIVMGSGAALCCTVALSVLAHWFEKKRGLAAGIVFVGSSVGGAAFPLVLRTTLPKLGWAWSMRILALIVASLLSIGNILIKGRIKGRRGSGAINFACFRDASFLWTTVGCFSMCLLDFGLGSGVGRLVAGAISDKIGRFNTMILTTIFSIITTFAVWMLVETDRMWLIYLFAALFGFGTGCVISIGPICVGQLTVPSKFGQYYGTSYSVVSFS; this comes from the exons ATGGAAAGCACGGCCTCAAAGCAGCTACCACCGACGACAAAGGGCAACATGACGCAGCCACGACCGTTGTCGACCTTCTCGTCGGCCTCCACCCATGTCGATATCCTTACCCCCATTACTCCCCCAAcgatcaccccctccctaaccctcagcaccacccccgcgCCTCCTGTGGACCCAGAAAACGGCGTGTCAACAAAGGAGATGATAGTAGACTCGCCACCAGAAGGTGGCCTGCAAGCGTGGTTGACAGTTGCTGGATCCTTCTGCATCACCACAGCCGTGTACGGATTGAGCAACTCTGTCGGTGTCATCCAACCCTACTGGGCCCAGCACCATCTGTCCTCCTTTCCGATCCAAGACATCGCCTGGATCTCAGGCGCCAACATCTTCCTGTGTTTGTTTCTGGGCGTCCAGGTCGGCCCATGGTTTGACCGGTTCGGTCCGAGATGGCTGCTGATGGCGGGTAGTCTGGTGTACTTAGCTGGACTTGTCGGGCTAGGCTTCCTGCCAGAAGAGAGCGATGTCCATGTCAGACAGGGCGTGCGAGCTCCGGGTGTCATGTATGGTCTTTTGATGCTTCTTTGGGCTATCGTCATGGGTTCGGGGGCGGCTTTATGCTGCACTGTTGCTCTCTCTGTTCTCGCGCACTGGTTCgaaaagaagagggggttggcggcaGGGATTGTCTTTGTTGGTAGCAGCGTTGGGGGTGCTGCTTTtccgttggtgttgaggaccACGCTGCCCAAGTTGGGATGGGCATGGAGCATGAGGATCCTGGCTCTCATTGTGGCATCGCTGTTGAGTATCGGGAACATCCTGATCAAGGGTCGCATCAAGGGTCGACGGGGGTCGGGGGCGATCAACTTTGCATGTTTTCGAGATGCTAGCTTTCTGTGGACGACTGTTGGTTGCTTCAGTATGTGCCTTCTCGACTTTGGACT AGGCTCAGGAGTTGGGCGGCTGGTGGCGGGTGCCATCTCGGACAAGATTGGCCGGTTCAACACCATGATCTtgaccaccatcttctccatcatcacaacatTTGCCGTCTGGATGTTGGTGGAAACGGACAGGATGTGGCTAATCTACCTGTTCGCAGccctcttcggcttcggcaccGGTTGTGTCATCAGCATCGGGCCGATCTGTGTTGGGCA ACTCACTGTTCCCAGCAAGTTTGGGCAGTACTACGGTACAAGTTACAGCGTGGTCAGCTTTTCGTAA